One window of the Alphaproteobacteria bacterium genome contains the following:
- a CDS encoding TauD/TfdA family dioxygenase, translating to MTIAIRPIDVAFGAVVTNVALADLDDATWEIIHAAFLTYGVLVFPGQHLDDAAQGRFAARFGELEQMSPKGETPTFPIANIKADGTLTSEADEQYRILKGNEGWHTDSTYMPLASKAAMLSAMVIPPRGGETEFADMRAAWDALEPARQRRLESLSAYHSFYYSQARCGYIHNTDQLYGFHDKGAPLRPIVKVHPETGRRSIYTGRHAHNIPGMTPEASQIFLDELLDWACQPPRTYKHIWSVGDLVVWDNRCLMHRACPYDESQPRHLRGSRISGEPASELAPTFEDSLAAAFNPSASNKSVLAAGR from the coding sequence ATGACCATCGCTATCAGGCCCATTGATGTCGCATTCGGGGCCGTGGTCACCAACGTCGCACTGGCGGATCTCGACGATGCGACCTGGGAGATAATCCACGCGGCATTTCTCACCTACGGCGTATTGGTGTTCCCAGGTCAGCACCTCGACGACGCCGCGCAGGGCCGGTTCGCTGCGCGATTCGGCGAACTCGAACAGATGTCGCCGAAGGGCGAGACGCCAACGTTCCCCATCGCCAACATCAAGGCGGATGGCACGCTAACCAGTGAAGCGGACGAGCAGTACCGGATTCTCAAAGGCAACGAAGGCTGGCACACCGACAGCACCTACATGCCACTGGCCTCCAAGGCCGCCATGCTGTCGGCGATGGTGATTCCGCCGCGGGGCGGGGAGACGGAGTTCGCCGACATGCGCGCCGCTTGGGACGCGCTCGAACCGGCGCGCCAGCGGCGACTCGAAAGCCTGTCGGCTTACCATTCCTTTTACTATTCCCAGGCGCGCTGCGGCTACATCCACAACACCGATCAACTGTATGGCTTTCACGACAAAGGCGCGCCACTGCGGCCCATCGTTAAAGTTCATCCGGAGACCGGCCGCAGGTCCATTTACACCGGCCGTCATGCCCACAACATTCCGGGCATGACGCCAGAGGCGTCGCAAATTTTTCTCGACGAGCTGTTGGATTGGGCTTGTCAGCCACCGCGCACCTACAAGCACATTTGGTCGGTGGGCGACCTGGTGGTTTGGGACAACCGCTGCCTAATGCATCGCGCCTGCCCCTACGACGAGAGCCAGCCGCGGCACCTGCGCGGCAGCCGTATTTCCGGCGAGCCAGCAAGCGAACTCGCACCCACCTTCGAGGACAGCCTTGCGGCGGCGTTCAACCCCTCAGCGAGCAACAAATCGGTGCTGGCGGCAGGGCGCTGA
- a CDS encoding Xaa-Pro peptidase family protein yields the protein MLLNEHRAREVMARHGLDGLIATFPQNVYYLSDYWDTQFDSRWPFLNYAVLPIREDAPAGLVLRTVMLDRLSLFPSWVPNIIAVSDYSGRERAGRRDAKTGEPEAVQWKGWPRRKGVQLSPLEETWAANVDEHADDLVATPTWGLRRALIDAGIEKGKVGCDDPRVLGWLREMGLDKIEVVDALNIFREIRMVKSATEIDVMRCAASVNEEALEASVAAAHEWATWSELETVYHVEHSRRGGRGGHILTALGGLPHGRVVAGEPFMFDALGEYQHYFGDLGRTAVVGEPSPELARRMKAMQAGWRAACETIRPGVRRSALIESVVDAVRRSGFPEYFYVSPHSLGLEHTDSPIIVGPHTHDEATADYVLEENMVINVDMPYFELGWGNLHIEDTVVVTKDGYTPLTSERTELRVLPMPGSLT from the coding sequence ATGCTCTTGAACGAACATCGCGCGCGCGAGGTAATGGCGCGTCATGGCCTGGACGGCCTAATCGCAACGTTTCCGCAGAACGTCTACTACCTGAGTGACTACTGGGATACTCAGTTTGATAGTCGCTGGCCCTTTTTGAATTACGCGGTATTGCCTATTCGCGAGGATGCGCCGGCAGGCCTAGTCCTGCGGACCGTCATGCTCGATCGGTTGTCACTGTTTCCGTCTTGGGTTCCGAACATTATTGCGGTCTCCGACTACTCCGGCCGCGAAAGAGCGGGACGTCGGGATGCTAAAACGGGCGAGCCTGAAGCGGTCCAATGGAAGGGCTGGCCCCGACGCAAAGGTGTCCAGCTATCTCCGCTGGAAGAGACGTGGGCGGCCAACGTAGACGAGCATGCAGACGATCTGGTCGCAACGCCCACGTGGGGGCTACGCAGGGCGTTGATTGACGCCGGAATCGAGAAAGGCAAGGTCGGTTGCGACGATCCTCGCGTACTCGGTTGGTTGCGGGAAATGGGTCTCGACAAGATAGAGGTCGTCGATGCTCTGAACATCTTTCGCGAGATTCGTATGGTCAAGTCGGCCACCGAAATTGATGTGATGCGGTGCGCGGCAAGCGTGAACGAAGAGGCGCTAGAGGCATCGGTCGCAGCGGCCCATGAATGGGCAACATGGAGCGAACTGGAAACCGTCTACCATGTTGAGCATTCACGACGTGGCGGACGGGGTGGCCACATTCTTACGGCCCTTGGAGGTCTTCCGCACGGGCGCGTTGTCGCAGGAGAGCCGTTCATGTTCGACGCGTTGGGGGAGTATCAACACTACTTCGGCGATCTGGGCCGAACAGCCGTTGTCGGCGAACCTAGCCCTGAATTGGCGCGGCGAATGAAAGCGATGCAAGCCGGGTGGCGCGCAGCTTGCGAGACCATTCGGCCCGGCGTCCGGCGATCCGCATTGATCGAATCTGTCGTCGACGCCGTACGCCGATCAGGATTTCCGGAATACTTCTATGTTTCCCCCCACAGTCTTGGCCTTGAACACACAGATAGTCCGATAATCGTAGGGCCACACACCCATGACGAAGCGACGGCCGACTATGTGCTGGAAGAAAACATGGTCATCAATGTAGACATGCCGTACTTCGAGTTGGGGTGGGGCAACCTCCATATCGAAGATACAGTGGTTGTCACGAAGGATGGCTATACACCGCTGACGTCGGAACGAACCGAGTTGCGGGTTTTGCCGATGCCCGGCTCGCTTACCTGA